In one window of Gossypium hirsutum isolate 1008001.06 chromosome A01, Gossypium_hirsutum_v2.1, whole genome shotgun sequence DNA:
- the LOC107930452 gene encoding serine/threonine-protein phosphatase 5 → MAVNQTAALKVGLCLLGLCLFGYIVGPPLYWHFMEGLVAFSHISNTCPPYLCDCSSQPLLTIPKAYKYGQAIDLYTQTIELNSQNAVYWANRSLAHTKLEEYGSAIQDATKAIEVDPKYLKAKKLASQYQKEAEKCNSGMETCEEVREKAEEALPAQMKLTAMWEIRASRLRRRR, encoded by the exons ATGGCAGTGAACCAGACGGCGGCGTTGAAGGTGGGGTTGTGTCTATTGGGCCTCTGTTTATTCGGCTACATAGTGGGTCCACCTCTGTATTGGCATTTCATGGAAGGATTAGTAGCCTTCAGccacatttccaacacttgcccaCCTTACCTTTGTGATTGCTCTTCTCAGCCTCTTCTCACAATCCCTAAAG CATACAAATATGGTCAAGCTATTGACTTGTACACGCAGACGATAGAGCTAAATAGTCAGAATGCAGTGTACTGGGCCAATCGCTCACTTGCTCACACTAAATTGGAAGAGTATGGTAGTGCCATACAGGATGCTACTAAGGCAATTGAAGTGGATCCTAAATATTTAAAG GCTAAGAAGTTAGCATCACAATATCAAAAGGAAGCGGAAAAATGCAATTCGGGTATGGAGACGTGCGAAGAAGTAAGGGAGAAAGCTGAAGAAGCACTGCCGGCTCAAATGAAATTGACAGCAATGTGGGAAATAAGAGCTTCTCGACTacgaagaagaagatga